A window from Salvelinus sp. IW2-2015 linkage group LG5, ASM291031v2, whole genome shotgun sequence encodes these proteins:
- the hmgb1a gene encoding high mobility group protein B1a isoform X1, whose translation MRRKELSEEFRDKVVDRHRLGEGYKKISHTLSIPLGTVRSIIKKWKVYGTTETLPRSGRPSKISSWAKRILALELTMRPTASLKELQSSMAEMGENVHESTIARSFANCSRYGRSERRRTLQKTNSDLQSRAEFAEKHLDIEMGKDPRKPRGKMSSYAYFVQTCRGEHKKKHPEASVNFSEFSKKCSERWKTMSAKEKGKFEDLAKLDKVRYEREMRSYIPPKGEKKKRFKDPNAPKRPSSAFFIFCADFRPQVKVETPGLSIGDVAKKLGEKWNNLTAEDKVPYEKKAAKLKEKYEKDITAYRNKGKLPVSMPAKAAAPAKDDNDDDDDDDDDEDDDGEDDDDEDDE comes from the exons ATGAGGCGCAAAGAGCTTTCAGAAGAGTTCAGGGATAAAGTTGTAGATCGGCACAGATTAGGGGAAGGTTATAAGAAAATTTCCCATACATTGAGTATCCCATTGGGTACAGTCAGGTCAATCATTAAGAAGTGGAAGGTGTATGGAACCACTGAGACTCTGCCCAGATCAGGACGGCCTTCCAAAATAAGCAGTTGGGCGAAAAGGATTCTAGCTCTAGAACTCACCATGAGGCCAACTGCCTCTTTGAAAGAGCTGCAGAGTTccatggctgagatgggagaaaatGTCCACGAATCAACTATAGCTCGATCATTCGCCAACTGTAGCCGGTATGGCCGATCGGAAAGAAGGAGAACATTACAGAAAACAAACAGCGATCTCCAATCACGTGCAGAGTTTGCAGAAAAGCATTTAG ATATTGAGATGGGGAAAGATCCAAGGAAGCCGAGGGGCAAGATGTCCTCCTATGCCTACTTTGTCCAGACCTGTCGAGGGGAGCACAAGAAGAAACACCCGGAAGCTTCCGTCAACTTCTCAGAGTTCTCCAAGAAGTGCTCTGAGAGATGGAAG ACCATGTCCGCCAAGGAGAAGGGGAAGTTTGAGGATCTGGCCAAACTGGACAAGGTGCGAtatgagagggagatgaggagctACATTCCTCccaagggagagaagaagaaaaggttTAAGGACCCCAACGCCCCCAAGAGACCATC GTCTGCGTTCTTCATTTTCTGCGCTGACTTCAGACCCCAGGTGAAGGTGGAGACCCCGGGCCTGTCTATCGGTGATGTGGCCAAGAAGCTGGGAGAGAAGTGGAACAACCTAACAGCGGAGGACAAGGTGCCCTATGAGAAAAAGGCTGCCAAGCTGAAGGAGAAGTACGAGAAG GACATCACTGCGTACCGCAACAAGGGTAAGTTGCCGGTCAGCATGCCAGCGAAGGCCGCCGCACCCGCCAAGGACGACAACGATGACGACGATGATGACGACGATGATGAGGATGACGATGGTGAGGATGACGATGATGAGGATGACGAGTAG
- the hmgb1a gene encoding high mobility group protein B1a isoform X2 — protein MGKDPRKPRGKMSSYAYFVQTCRGEHKKKHPEASVNFSEFSKKCSERWKTMSAKEKGKFEDLAKLDKVRYEREMRSYIPPKGEKKKRFKDPNAPKRPSSAFFIFCADFRPQVKVETPGLSIGDVAKKLGEKWNNLTAEDKVPYEKKAAKLKEKYEKDITAYRNKGKLPVSMPAKAAAPAKDDNDDDDDDDDDEDDDGEDDDDEDDE, from the exons ATGGGGAAAGATCCAAGGAAGCCGAGGGGCAAGATGTCCTCCTATGCCTACTTTGTCCAGACCTGTCGAGGGGAGCACAAGAAGAAACACCCGGAAGCTTCCGTCAACTTCTCAGAGTTCTCCAAGAAGTGCTCTGAGAGATGGAAG ACCATGTCCGCCAAGGAGAAGGGGAAGTTTGAGGATCTGGCCAAACTGGACAAGGTGCGAtatgagagggagatgaggagctACATTCCTCccaagggagagaagaagaaaaggttTAAGGACCCCAACGCCCCCAAGAGACCATC GTCTGCGTTCTTCATTTTCTGCGCTGACTTCAGACCCCAGGTGAAGGTGGAGACCCCGGGCCTGTCTATCGGTGATGTGGCCAAGAAGCTGGGAGAGAAGTGGAACAACCTAACAGCGGAGGACAAGGTGCCCTATGAGAAAAAGGCTGCCAAGCTGAAGGAGAAGTACGAGAAG GACATCACTGCGTACCGCAACAAGGGTAAGTTGCCGGTCAGCATGCCAGCGAAGGCCGCCGCACCCGCCAAGGACGACAACGATGACGACGATGATGACGACGATGATGAGGATGACGATGGTGAGGATGACGATGATGAGGATGACGAGTAG